A stretch of DNA from Brevibacterium sp. CBA3109:
CTGATCGTCTTGTCCGTCTGCGGCAGGTCGAGCTCCGCGGGACCGTTGAGGGTCGAATCCGGCTTGTAGTCGCCTGATTCCAGCGCGGCCGCAGCCACGAGGACCTTGAATGTCGAGCCGGGTGGATACAGGTTGCCGCCGATGGCGCGGTTGTACGCAGGCTTGCCCTCAGCGTTGTTGAGTGTCTCAAAGGCGGACCGCGCCTGATCCGGGTCATGGCTGGCGATGGGGTTGGGGTCCCAGCCCGGCGTCGAAGCCATGGCGAGGATCTTTCCGGTCTTGGGATCGATCGCGACGGCTGCACCGTTCTGGTTGCCCAGCCCATCCCACGCGGCCTGCTGGACCTTCGGGTCGATTGTGAGCTCCACGGCTGCTCCGCGCGGCTGCTCACCGGTGAAGAGGCTGCCGACCTTGTCGTAGAACAGCGCATCGGAGTCCCCGGAGAGGTAGTCCCCGGTCGCACGCTCCATGCCAGAAGCCCCCGAGACGATGGAATAGTATCCGGTCATCGAGGCGTATGCACGGGGGTTGAGGCCCTCCGAGCCGTACTTGCGCTGGTACTTGTATTTGTCGTCGACGGGTTCGGAGTAGGCGATCTTCTTGCCGTCGACGAGGATCGGGCCCCGATCGCGAGACAGCTGGTCGAGGATCCTCCGGTTGTTGAGCGGATTGTTGTTCAACGAGTCGGCGGTGACGAACTGAACCCAGCTGGTGGAGCTGAAGAGGAGCGCGAACATGACGAACCCGACAATGCAGATGTGTGTCAGTGGCTTCTTCATCGTTCACCTCCGGTCGTGCCCAGATTGGTCGTCGGGTCC
This window harbors:
- a CDS encoding peptidoglycan D,D-transpeptidase FtsI family protein, translated to MKKPLTHICIVGFVMFALLFSSTSWVQFVTADSLNNNPLNNRRILDQLSRDRGPILVDGKKIAYSEPVDDKYKYQRKYGSEGLNPRAYASMTGYYSIVSGASGMERATGDYLSGDSDALFYDKVGSLFTGEQPRGAAVELTIDPKVQQAAWDGLGNQNGAAVAIDPKTGKILAMASTPGWDPNPIASHDPDQARSAFETLNNAEGKPAYNRAIGGNLYPPGSTFKVLVAAAALESGDYKPDSTLNGPAELDLPQTDKTISNSHPGACRNDGNPSLAQSLAESCNTSFASLGMDLGEDKINEQAKKFGFGQEMEIPLKVTPSTFPTDLDPPQLAYSSIGQYEVKSTPMQMAMMTAGIANGGKMMKPQLVDRVLNANTLEPIKKMRPAEKARPVSGKTADELTTMMEGVVEDGTASVAKIDGTKVAAKTGTAQHAAGAAPHAWFISFAPADDPKIAVAVVVENGGNAGNEAYGATVAGPIAKNMMEAVVER